One segment of Corynebacterium atrinae DNA contains the following:
- the treZ gene encoding malto-oligosyltrehalose trehalohydrolase, with translation MTAYEPLSVWAPYAHDVRLHLGDGSVHPLQKLAGDWWVSEVIAQPGMRYGYSLFNGEDWSKVVPDPRTTSQPDGIHGLSEVTDPAFAWTSGEWTGRALPGQVIYELHVGTFTPEGTFAGVIGKLDYLRDLGVTAIELMPVQPFGGTRNWGYDGVDLHAVHAAYGGPEGLKKLVDAAHNAGIGVILDVVYNHFGPDGNYNGMFGPYTAGGSTGWGEVVNISGPDSDEVRAFILDAVRQWLVEYRIDGLRLDAVHAYDDRGAFSLMEQIQAVADDVTTRTGVPRYVIAESDLNDPRLITSPEAGGYGLAAQWLDDVHHALHTLVSGEDHAYYEDYGSLAALEKTLREAYFFTGTMSHFRGRTHGRAINRASTPAHRFVTYTTTHDQVGNRASGDRPSMNLSPKQQVLKAAIIFSSPFTPMLFMGEEFGARTPFAFFCSHTDDHLNRLTTEGRTREFSHTGWDHAMVPDPASPMTFESSQLNWAFDETQEEIHAAYRELLRLRAELGLARADLTRLIVETGSEDNMWLAMGYEDVMLVANLSAESVTVPFGGELIYSFSTPAVGPDATDLGAWEFALIRR, from the coding sequence ATGACTGCGTATGAGCCATTGTCCGTGTGGGCCCCGTATGCCCACGACGTTCGGTTGCACTTGGGGGATGGTTCGGTTCATCCCCTGCAGAAGCTCGCCGGTGATTGGTGGGTGTCTGAGGTGATCGCGCAGCCCGGAATGCGCTATGGATATTCCCTGTTCAACGGGGAGGACTGGTCCAAGGTCGTACCCGATCCGCGCACGACGTCACAGCCCGATGGCATCCATGGGCTTTCCGAGGTCACTGACCCGGCCTTCGCCTGGACCTCTGGTGAGTGGACGGGGCGGGCGCTGCCGGGGCAGGTGATCTACGAGCTGCACGTGGGCACCTTCACGCCGGAGGGGACGTTTGCCGGGGTGATCGGCAAGCTTGATTACCTGCGGGACTTGGGCGTGACCGCCATCGAACTCATGCCCGTCCAACCCTTCGGCGGGACGCGGAACTGGGGTTACGACGGGGTAGACCTGCACGCCGTGCATGCGGCATATGGTGGCCCTGAGGGCCTGAAAAAGCTTGTCGACGCCGCGCACAACGCCGGCATCGGAGTCATCCTCGACGTCGTGTACAACCACTTCGGCCCGGACGGCAACTACAACGGCATGTTCGGCCCCTACACCGCCGGTGGGTCGACCGGCTGGGGCGAAGTGGTCAACATCTCCGGGCCCGATTCGGATGAGGTGCGGGCTTTTATTCTCGACGCCGTGCGCCAGTGGCTCGTCGAGTACCGCATCGATGGGCTGCGCCTCGACGCCGTCCACGCCTATGACGACCGCGGTGCCTTTTCCCTCATGGAGCAGATCCAGGCCGTCGCCGACGACGTAACGACCCGCACCGGGGTGCCCCGATACGTCATCGCGGAATCCGATCTCAACGACCCCCGGCTGATCACCTCCCCCGAGGCCGGTGGCTACGGCCTCGCTGCACAATGGCTTGATGACGTCCACCATGCGCTTCACACCCTCGTCTCCGGCGAGGACCACGCCTACTACGAGGACTACGGCTCCCTCGCTGCATTGGAGAAAACCCTGCGCGAAGCCTACTTTTTCACCGGCACGATGTCACACTTCCGCGGACGTACCCACGGCCGGGCCATCAACCGCGCGAGCACCCCGGCGCACCGATTTGTCACCTACACCACCACCCATGACCAGGTGGGAAACCGTGCCTCCGGTGACCGACCGTCGATGAACCTCAGCCCGAAGCAGCAGGTGCTCAAGGCCGCGATCATCTTCTCCTCCCCCTTCACCCCGATGCTGTTTATGGGTGAGGAATTCGGTGCACGCACCCCGTTCGCGTTTTTCTGCTCGCACACCGACGACCACCTCAATCGCCTCACCACCGAAGGCCGGACCCGCGAGTTTTCCCACACGGGCTGGGACCACGCCATGGTGCCCGATCCGGCTTCCCCGATGACCTTCGAGTCTTCCCAACTGAACTGGGCGTTCGATGAGACGCAGGAGGAGATTCACGCCGCTTATCGCGAGCTGCTGCGTCTTCGCGCGGAGCTGGGACTTGCCCGCGCCGACCTCACCCGCCTGATCGTGGAGACGGGCTCAGAAGATAACATGTGGCTGGCCATGGGATACGAGGACGTCATGCTCGTGGCCAATCTCTCTGCGGAATCGGTTACTGTGCCCTTCGGCGGCGAGTTGATTTACTCCTTCAGCACGCCTGCCGTGGGACCGGATGCCACGGACCTTGGGGCTTGGGAGTTCGCGCTGATCAGGCGCTGA
- a CDS encoding AAA family ATPase → MFITSARLDTPLEELPPYVAGLPVVQLLAAEGVDFDSPITIITGENGTGKSTFIEAIAVGSRLNPEGGSRHASFETMTDSVSPLHAAITLVRRRNPEDAFFLRGESFYQLASYYETLHPVPPRSTPMNDLRRMSHGQSLIATILRRFHGDGLFLLDEPEAGLSTLRQLELLGRLYHLAEAGSQIIMATHSPILLAIPDAQILELTPTGVRWVPFEETDAFAAAQEFASDPLGSAAFLTEEDA, encoded by the coding sequence GTGTTCATCACCTCCGCGCGCCTAGATACCCCCCTCGAAGAGCTCCCGCCCTACGTAGCGGGGCTGCCGGTGGTTCAGCTGCTAGCCGCGGAGGGTGTGGACTTTGACTCCCCCATCACCATCATCACCGGTGAGAACGGGACGGGAAAGTCCACCTTCATCGAGGCGATCGCCGTCGGCAGCCGACTCAACCCGGAGGGCGGCTCGCGCCATGCGTCCTTTGAAACCATGACAGACTCGGTCTCCCCGCTGCACGCCGCGATCACGCTGGTTCGGCGCCGCAACCCCGAAGACGCCTTCTTCCTCCGCGGGGAGTCCTTCTACCAACTGGCCAGCTACTACGAGACCCTCCACCCGGTGCCGCCGCGCAGCACTCCCATGAACGATCTCCGGAGGATGAGCCACGGCCAGTCCCTCATCGCCACCATTCTTCGCCGTTTCCACGGCGATGGGTTGTTTCTTCTCGACGAGCCCGAGGCCGGCCTGTCCACGCTCCGTCAGCTGGAGCTGCTGGGGCGTCTGTACCACCTCGCCGAGGCCGGTTCCCAGATCATCATGGCGACCCACTCCCCCATCCTCTTGGCCATCCCGGATGCCCAGATCCTCGAACTGACCCCCACCGGGGTGCGGTGGGTGCCGTTCGAGGAGACCGATGCCTTCGCCGCAGCCCAGGAGTTCGCCTCCGACCCCTTAGGCTCCGCGGCGTTCCTCACCGAGGAGGACGCATGA
- a CDS encoding AAA family ATPase: MSIAGWFIRDYRPAYPPSLTSPTPEWVEAVPAFQVLKNVGRINLERPFTLFTGENGVGKSTLLEGIAVSCGFNSDGGAYGERVEERVNPLRNAAYPTMGTRAMQGYFLRAETHYSLATEFGRNHDRDLNAMSHGESVMHLVQEKFHGNGLFLLDEPESGLSFVRQMTLLAELHQIAQAGAQLIIATHSPVLLSLPGARIYEFTADGDVLRGIGVDQTTSFRALRDFFADPHTIAEFMVQATETD; this comes from the coding sequence ATGAGCATTGCTGGTTGGTTCATCCGTGACTACCGCCCGGCGTATCCCCCTTCGCTCACGTCGCCGACACCGGAGTGGGTTGAGGCCGTCCCGGCGTTCCAGGTGCTCAAGAACGTGGGAAGGATCAACCTCGAACGGCCCTTCACCTTGTTCACGGGCGAAAACGGAGTGGGAAAGTCCACGCTTCTAGAAGGCATCGCCGTCTCCTGCGGATTTAACAGCGACGGCGGCGCCTATGGGGAACGGGTAGAAGAGCGGGTCAATCCCCTGCGCAATGCCGCTTATCCCACGATGGGGACCCGCGCCATGCAGGGCTACTTCCTGCGGGCAGAAACCCACTACAGCCTGGCGACGGAATTTGGCCGTAATCACGATCGCGACCTCAATGCCATGTCACACGGGGAATCCGTCATGCACCTCGTGCAGGAGAAGTTCCACGGCAACGGCCTGTTCCTTCTCGATGAGCCCGAGTCGGGCCTGTCCTTCGTGCGGCAGATGACGTTGCTCGCGGAGCTGCACCAGATCGCCCAGGCGGGCGCGCAACTGATCATCGCGACGCACTCGCCCGTCCTGTTGTCCTTGCCGGGTGCCCGCATCTACGAGTTCACGGCTGACGGCGATGTCCTCCGCGGGATCGGCGTGGACCAAACCACGTCCTTCCGGGCGTTGCGAGACTTCTTCGCCGATCCCCACACCATTGCCGAGTTCATGGTGCAAGCGACGGAGACAGACTAG
- the ilvA gene encoding threonine ammonia-lyase IlvA, which produces MSENPSVSLAPDTFDAVRASDIQHAQARISAVIAPTPLQYCPRLSEQTGVEVYLKREDLQDVRSYKIRGAYYAVANLNEEQRAAGIVAASAGNHAQGVAYACRTMGIRGRIYVPSQTPKQKRDRIMVHGGDMVELIVTGNNFDEASAAAHADAAERGATVVEPFDARDTVIGQGTVAAEILTQLTSVGKSLDSVFVPVGGGGLLSGVASYLADMAPRTAIIGVEPAGAASLQAALAAGGPVTLDKLDPFIDGAAVKRIGDLPFHIVEANQGRIHTIDVSEGSVCTELLELYQNEGIIAEPAGALSVTGLRHTNLAPDSVVVCIISGGNNDVLRYAEIMERSLVHRGLKHYFLVNFPQEPGQLRHFLTDILGPDDDITLFEYLKRNNRETGAALVGLELGRASDLDPLLERMSTSRIECQLLHPETPEYEYLVSL; this is translated from the coding sequence ATGAGCGAGAACCCATCGGTATCCCTGGCCCCTGACACTTTCGACGCAGTCCGCGCGTCGGACATTCAGCATGCTCAGGCCCGAATTTCGGCGGTCATCGCCCCCACGCCACTGCAGTACTGCCCTCGCCTGTCCGAACAAACCGGGGTCGAGGTCTACCTCAAAAGAGAAGATCTGCAAGACGTGCGCTCCTATAAAATTCGCGGCGCCTACTATGCGGTGGCGAACCTCAACGAGGAACAGCGCGCCGCGGGCATCGTCGCGGCCTCGGCCGGCAATCACGCCCAGGGTGTGGCCTACGCCTGTCGCACAATGGGTATCCGAGGACGCATCTACGTTCCCAGCCAGACCCCGAAGCAAAAGCGCGATCGCATTATGGTCCACGGTGGGGACATGGTGGAGCTCATCGTCACGGGGAACAACTTCGATGAGGCGTCCGCCGCTGCGCATGCCGATGCCGCCGAGCGCGGCGCCACCGTCGTTGAGCCTTTCGACGCCCGAGATACCGTCATCGGGCAGGGCACCGTCGCCGCGGAAATCCTCACCCAGTTGACGTCGGTGGGCAAGTCCCTCGACTCGGTTTTCGTGCCCGTCGGTGGCGGTGGCCTGCTGTCAGGCGTGGCCAGCTACCTTGCCGACATGGCTCCCAGGACCGCCATCATCGGCGTGGAACCTGCCGGTGCGGCCTCCTTGCAGGCTGCCCTTGCCGCCGGTGGACCCGTTACTTTGGACAAACTTGACCCCTTCATCGATGGTGCCGCCGTCAAGCGCATCGGCGACCTGCCATTTCACATCGTCGAGGCCAACCAGGGGCGAATCCACACCATTGATGTTTCAGAGGGCTCGGTGTGCACCGAGTTGTTGGAGCTGTACCAAAACGAGGGCATCATCGCCGAGCCTGCCGGAGCCCTATCCGTCACCGGTTTGCGCCACACGAACCTGGCGCCGGATTCGGTTGTGGTGTGCATCATCTCCGGTGGCAATAACGACGTCCTGCGCTACGCCGAGATCATGGAACGCTCGCTGGTCCACCGCGGCCTCAAGCACTACTTCCTCGTCAACTTCCCGCAGGAGCCCGGCCAGCTGCGTCACTTCCTCACGGACATTCTCGGCCCCGACGATGACATCACGCTGTTTGAGTACCTCAAGCGCAACAACCGCGAGACCGGGGCGGCGCTCGTGGGACTCGAGCTCGGACGAGCCAGCGACTTGGACCCACTGCTGGAGCGGATGTCCACCTCGCGCATTGAATGCCAGCTGCTGCACCCGGAGACCCCCGAATACGAGTACCTGGTGAGCCTCTAG
- the dnaE gene encoding DNA polymerase III subunit alpha, translating into MAKNSSFVHLHNHTEFSMLDGMAKVDLLAEEVGRQGMPAVGMTDHGNMFGSDAFYKRMTAAGIKPIIGIEAYLAPESRFNKTRVRWGEPHQKSDDVSASGAYLHQTMLAENATGLKNLFYLSSMASYEGQLGKWPRMDAELIAEHADGIIATTGCPSGDVQTRLRLGQFDQALEAAAMWQDIYGKDNYFLELMDHGLHIEQRVRSELLEIGRKLELPALVTNDCHYVLESQAQAHEAMLCVQTGKTLNDPDRFKFDGTGYYIKPASEMRQLFDDIVPDGCDNTLLIAERVQDYSEIWESHPHDRMPVADVPDGHTPTTWLHHEVMEGLRERFHGAEIPADYIERAEFEINVIDMKGYPSYFLIVAEIIKHARSIGIRVGPGRGSAAGALVAYALTITNIDPIEHGLLFERFLNPERPSAPDIDIDFDDRRRGEMIRYASERWGEDKIAQVITFGTVKTKQALKDSARVQFGQPGYQMADRITKVLPPPIMAKDIPLSGITDSSHERFNEAGEVRQLIETDPDIRKIYETARGLEGVVRQAGVHACAVIMASVPLLDHIPMWRRANDGALITGWDYPACEAIGLLKMDFLGLRNLTVIGDALDNIKANRGEDLDLETLAIEDTETYELLGRGETLGVFQLDSGGMQELLKRMKPTGFNDIVASLALYRPGPMGVNAHLDYADRKNGRKPIVPIHPELEEPLRDILDETYGLIVYQEQIMEISRRVANYTAGEADGFRKAMGKKKPEVLEKEYAKFEAGMLSNGFSAEPIKALWDTILPFASYAFNKSHAAGYGLVSFWTAYLKAHYAPEYMAALLTSVADKKDKSAIYLSDCRHLGLKVLPPDVNQSENDFVAVGEDIRFGLGAIRNVGEEVVASIVETRRAKGSFTSFSDYLDKIDLLPCNKRITESLIKGGAFDSLEHPRKGLMLVHEDAVDSVLATKKAADKGQFDLFAGFGGEEGDDSGVSVFAIEVPEENWDRKHELALEREMLGLYVSGHPLDGFEEALEAQTDTALTTILAGEARHGAEVTIGGIISGVDRRFSKKDGSPWAIVTMEDHHGAQVELLVFNKVYSLVASQIVEDNIILAKAHVSIKDDRMSLFCDDLKVPELGPGNGAGLPLRLTLRTDQCTIEHITKLKQVLVSNKGESDVYLKIVNGDSSTMMVLGEHLRVERSGSLMGDLKATMGQGILG; encoded by the coding sequence ATGGCAAAGAACTCCTCCTTCGTCCACTTGCATAACCACACCGAGTTTTCGATGCTCGACGGAATGGCCAAGGTGGACCTTCTGGCGGAGGAGGTTGGTCGCCAAGGCATGCCCGCCGTCGGTATGACCGACCACGGCAACATGTTTGGCTCCGATGCCTTTTACAAGCGAATGACGGCCGCGGGGATCAAGCCGATCATTGGCATCGAGGCCTACTTGGCGCCCGAGAGCCGCTTCAACAAAACTCGCGTGCGCTGGGGTGAGCCCCACCAAAAATCCGATGACGTGTCCGCCTCTGGTGCCTATCTGCACCAGACGATGCTCGCCGAGAATGCCACCGGCTTAAAGAACCTGTTTTACCTGTCCTCGATGGCGTCCTACGAGGGGCAGTTGGGCAAGTGGCCGCGCATGGACGCGGAGCTCATCGCCGAGCATGCCGACGGCATCATCGCCACGACCGGTTGCCCTTCCGGCGACGTGCAAACCCGCCTCCGCCTCGGTCAGTTCGACCAGGCTTTGGAAGCCGCCGCCATGTGGCAGGACATTTACGGCAAAGACAACTACTTCCTCGAGCTCATGGATCACGGATTGCACATTGAGCAGCGCGTGCGCTCCGAGCTCCTGGAGATCGGCCGCAAGCTCGAACTACCCGCCCTCGTCACCAACGACTGCCACTATGTCCTGGAATCCCAGGCCCAGGCACACGAGGCGATGCTGTGCGTCCAAACCGGCAAGACCCTCAACGACCCTGATCGCTTCAAATTCGATGGCACCGGCTACTACATCAAGCCAGCCTCGGAGATGAGACAGCTTTTCGACGACATCGTGCCCGACGGATGCGACAACACCCTGCTCATTGCGGAAAGGGTGCAAGACTACAGCGAAATCTGGGAATCCCACCCCCACGACCGCATGCCCGTCGCGGATGTCCCCGACGGCCACACCCCGACGACGTGGCTGCACCACGAGGTGATGGAGGGATTGCGGGAGCGTTTCCACGGCGCCGAGATCCCCGCCGACTACATCGAACGAGCTGAGTTCGAGATCAACGTCATCGACATGAAGGGCTACCCCTCCTACTTCCTCATCGTCGCCGAGATCATCAAGCACGCCCGCTCCATCGGCATTCGCGTCGGCCCGGGCCGTGGCTCCGCGGCAGGTGCCCTCGTCGCCTACGCCTTGACCATTACTAACATCGACCCGATCGAACATGGTCTGCTGTTCGAGCGATTCCTCAACCCCGAGCGACCGTCTGCTCCCGATATCGATATCGACTTCGATGACCGCCGACGCGGTGAGATGATCCGCTACGCCTCCGAACGCTGGGGCGAGGACAAGATCGCCCAGGTGATCACCTTCGGCACGGTGAAAACGAAGCAGGCGCTTAAAGACTCCGCCCGCGTGCAGTTCGGACAGCCCGGCTACCAAATGGCCGACCGCATTACAAAGGTCCTGCCGCCGCCGATCATGGCCAAGGACATCCCCCTTTCCGGCATCACCGATTCCTCGCATGAGCGATTCAACGAGGCCGGAGAGGTCCGCCAGCTCATCGAAACCGACCCAGATATCCGGAAGATCTACGAGACCGCCCGTGGCCTCGAAGGCGTGGTCCGCCAGGCGGGCGTGCACGCCTGTGCCGTGATCATGGCGTCGGTCCCGCTGCTCGACCACATCCCGATGTGGCGGCGAGCCAACGACGGCGCGCTCATCACCGGCTGGGATTACCCGGCGTGCGAGGCCATCGGCCTGCTCAAGATGGACTTCCTCGGTCTGCGTAACCTCACCGTCATTGGCGATGCCCTCGACAACATCAAAGCCAACCGCGGCGAAGACCTCGACCTGGAAACCCTGGCGATCGAGGACACGGAAACCTACGAGCTGCTCGGCCGGGGCGAAACCCTCGGCGTGTTCCAGCTGGACTCCGGCGGCATGCAGGAACTGCTCAAACGCATGAAGCCCACCGGCTTCAACGACATCGTCGCCTCCCTGGCGCTCTACAGACCCGGCCCCATGGGCGTCAACGCCCACCTCGACTACGCCGACCGCAAGAACGGCCGCAAGCCCATCGTGCCCATCCACCCCGAGCTCGAGGAACCGCTGCGCGACATCCTCGACGAGACCTACGGCCTCATCGTCTACCAGGAGCAGATCATGGAGATCTCGCGCCGGGTGGCCAACTACACCGCCGGTGAAGCCGATGGCTTCCGAAAAGCCATGGGTAAGAAGAAACCCGAGGTGCTGGAGAAGGAGTACGCGAAGTTTGAGGCCGGGATGCTCTCCAACGGCTTCAGCGCTGAGCCAATCAAGGCACTGTGGGACACCATCTTGCCTTTCGCCTCCTACGCTTTTAACAAGTCACACGCCGCAGGCTATGGCCTCGTGTCCTTCTGGACCGCTTACCTCAAGGCCCACTACGCCCCCGAATACATGGCCGCCCTGCTGACCTCTGTCGCGGATAAGAAGGACAAATCCGCCATCTACCTCTCGGACTGCCGGCACTTGGGGTTGAAAGTCCTGCCCCCGGACGTCAACCAGTCGGAGAATGACTTCGTCGCCGTCGGCGAGGACATCCGCTTCGGCCTCGGGGCCATCCGCAACGTGGGCGAGGAGGTCGTGGCGTCGATTGTGGAAACGCGCAGGGCAAAGGGGTCGTTTACCTCCTTCTCTGATTACCTCGACAAGATCGACTTGCTTCCCTGCAACAAGCGCATCACGGAATCGCTCATCAAGGGAGGCGCCTTCGACTCCCTGGAGCATCCCCGAAAGGGCCTCATGCTCGTCCACGAGGATGCCGTCGACTCTGTTCTGGCCACCAAGAAGGCCGCGGACAAGGGACAATTCGACCTTTTCGCTGGCTTCGGCGGTGAGGAGGGGGACGACAGCGGCGTGAGCGTGTTCGCCATCGAGGTGCCAGAGGAGAATTGGGACCGCAAGCACGAGCTGGCTTTGGAACGTGAGATGCTCGGCCTCTACGTCTCAGGCCATCCGCTGGACGGTTTCGAAGAGGCGCTCGAGGCTCAAACCGACACCGCCCTGACCACCATCCTGGCGGGGGAGGCCCGCCACGGAGCCGAGGTGACCATCGGTGGCATCATCTCGGGTGTGGACCGCCGCTTCTCCAAAAAGGATGGCTCCCCGTGGGCCATCGTGACCATGGAAGACCACCATGGCGCGCAGGTGGAACTCCTCGTCTTTAACAAGGTCTACTCGCTGGTAGCGTCCCAGATCGTTGAAGACAACATCATCCTGGCGAAGGCACATGTGTCCATCAAGGACGATCGCATGTCATTGTTCTGCGATGACCTCAAGGTCCCCGAGCTGGGGCCCGGCAACGGGGCGGGCCTGCCGCTGCGTCTGACGTTGCGCACCGATCAGTGCACCATCGAGCACATCACCAAACTCAAGCAGGTGTTGGTATCCAACAAGGGCGAATCTGATGTCTATCTCAAGATCGTCAACGGTGATTCCTCGACGATGATGGTCCTCGGTGAGCACCTGCGAGTGGAACGGTCCGGATCATTGATGGGAGACCTTAAGGCGACGATGGGGCAGGGAATTCTAGGCTAA
- the rarD gene encoding EamA family transporter RarD: MIYGLVAYLLWGLFPAFFPLLLPAGPVEILAHRIVWTAVIMTVVLTALKGWDALRRASRSTWLLLVLAGLLISVNWGIYVVAVNSDHVADAALGYFINPLVSVLLGVVFLGERLSRLQTVSVAIAAVGVIQLTFLSGQAPILALGLAFSFGFYGLVKKQVQVPPTASLTAESLVMAPLAIGYLVWLSAVGRSTFVGEGPSHTALLIISGVVTTVPLLLFGMASKRIPLATLGMIQYLTPTMQMLWALFVTHELLSTGRWIGFIIIWCAVAIYLIDLARKARRRSTTRRP, from the coding sequence ATGATCTACGGTCTGGTCGCTTACCTGCTGTGGGGCCTGTTCCCAGCATTTTTCCCCCTGCTGTTGCCGGCGGGACCCGTGGAGATTCTTGCCCACCGTATCGTGTGGACCGCCGTGATCATGACCGTGGTGCTCACCGCGCTCAAAGGCTGGGATGCCCTGCGCCGCGCTAGCCGCTCGACGTGGCTTCTCCTCGTCCTGGCGGGGTTGCTCATTTCCGTCAACTGGGGCATTTATGTCGTTGCGGTGAACTCCGATCACGTCGCCGATGCTGCCCTCGGATACTTCATCAATCCTCTGGTTTCGGTGCTGCTGGGCGTGGTCTTTCTGGGCGAGCGCCTCAGCCGACTCCAGACAGTCTCGGTGGCGATCGCAGCCGTAGGCGTGATCCAGTTGACCTTCCTCTCCGGCCAGGCACCCATCCTGGCACTCGGGTTGGCCTTCTCCTTTGGCTTCTATGGCTTGGTGAAGAAGCAGGTACAGGTGCCTCCCACGGCATCATTGACCGCCGAATCCCTGGTCATGGCGCCGCTAGCGATTGGCTACCTCGTGTGGCTCAGCGCCGTAGGGCGCAGCACGTTTGTGGGCGAAGGCCCCTCACACACCGCGCTGCTCATCATCTCCGGCGTGGTCACCACGGTGCCCTTGCTGCTGTTCGGCATGGCCTCCAAGCGCATCCCCCTGGCTACCCTCGGCATGATTCAGTACCTCACGCCGACGATGCAGATGCTGTGGGCCCTGTTTGTCACCCACGAGCTTTTGTCCACGGGCCGGTGGATCGGCTTCATCATCATTTGGTGTGCTGTTGCCATCTACCTCATCGACCTGGCGCGGAAAGCTCGACGCCGCTCAACCACCAGGCGGCCCTAG
- a CDS encoding RluA family pseudouridine synthase — MSQRETRTLPVPEGLAGMRVDAGLSKLLGLSRTVAADLATAGEVLIEGSPVGKSDRLTADTWLEVTLPEVADLTPRAELVEGLDILYSDDDLIAVHKPVGVAAHPTVGWEGPTVVGGLAAAGFRISTSGPPERKGIVQRLDVGTSGVMVVAASERGYSVLKQAFRDRTVNKTYHALVQGHPDPFTGTIDAPIGRHPSSGWRFAVTAEGKHAITHYDTIEAFREATLLEVKLETGRTHQIRVHMSAIGHPCVGDPMYGSNPDLSERLGLGRQWLHAVRLGFHHPADGRWMEIEASYPDDLALALDRVKE; from the coding sequence ATGAGCCAACGCGAAACCCGCACCCTGCCCGTCCCCGAGGGGTTGGCTGGCATGCGCGTCGATGCGGGCCTATCCAAGCTCCTGGGCCTCTCCCGCACGGTCGCGGCCGACCTCGCCACGGCAGGGGAGGTGCTTATCGAAGGCTCGCCCGTCGGCAAGTCCGATCGGCTCACCGCCGACACCTGGCTGGAGGTCACCCTCCCCGAAGTCGCCGACCTCACCCCTCGGGCGGAGTTGGTCGAGGGTCTAGATATCCTCTACTCCGACGACGATCTCATCGCCGTGCACAAGCCGGTCGGGGTCGCCGCCCATCCCACCGTCGGGTGGGAAGGCCCCACGGTCGTCGGTGGATTGGCGGCCGCCGGTTTCCGCATCTCCACCTCTGGCCCGCCGGAGCGCAAGGGCATCGTGCAGAGGCTCGACGTGGGCACCTCCGGCGTCATGGTTGTCGCCGCCTCAGAACGCGGATACTCCGTGCTCAAGCAAGCTTTCCGCGACCGGACCGTGAACAAGACCTACCACGCCCTGGTCCAGGGGCACCCCGATCCTTTCACCGGCACGATCGACGCCCCCATCGGCCGTCACCCCTCCTCCGGCTGGCGTTTCGCCGTGACCGCCGAGGGCAAACATGCGATCACCCACTACGACACGATCGAAGCGTTCCGCGAGGCCACCTTGTTAGAGGTGAAGTTGGAAACCGGCCGCACCCACCAGATCCGCGTCCACATGTCCGCCATCGGTCACCCGTGCGTGGGCGACCCGATGTATGGCTCCAATCCCGACCTCTCCGAGCGCCTGGGGCTTGGCCGCCAGTGGCTCCACGCCGTGCGACTCGGTTTCCATCACCCGGCCGACGGTCGCTGGATGGAGATCGAAGCCTCCTACCCGGATGACCTCGCCCTCGCCTTGGATCGAGTGAAAGAATGA
- the lspA gene encoding signal peptidase II codes for MVSVTQPAASAAPVPRARHVALMAAIIVMVAAVDQVIKSLVVHLMEPGDIVPVIGDWLRLYLLFNPGAAFSMGENSTWLFTTIQLTFVVVIAVVSPRIRDRWQAVGLAMIAGGALGNLLDRLFRDPGFWFGHVVDYISVGRFAIFNLADASITVGVVVFVVAMFVEERRVKPAPTEEAEA; via the coding sequence ATGGTCAGCGTGACTCAGCCAGCAGCTTCCGCAGCACCCGTGCCGCGCGCCCGACATGTGGCCCTCATGGCCGCCATCATCGTCATGGTGGCGGCCGTCGACCAGGTGATCAAGTCGCTGGTGGTGCACCTGATGGAACCGGGCGACATCGTCCCCGTGATTGGTGATTGGCTACGGCTGTACCTGCTGTTCAACCCGGGGGCGGCGTTTTCTATGGGGGAGAACTCCACCTGGCTGTTTACCACCATCCAGCTCACCTTTGTAGTGGTGATCGCGGTGGTGTCCCCCCGCATCCGCGACCGGTGGCAGGCCGTGGGCCTGGCCATGATCGCCGGCGGCGCGCTGGGTAACCTCCTCGATCGTCTCTTCCGAGATCCCGGCTTCTGGTTCGGCCACGTCGTGGATTACATTTCCGTCGGCCGCTTCGCCATCTTCAACCTGGCGGATGCCTCCATTACAGTCGGCGTTGTGGTTTTCGTTGTCGCGATGTTTGTGGAGGAACGCCGCGTCAAACCCGCACCAACCGAGGAGGCCGAGGCATGA